A window of the Xenopus laevis strain J_2021 chromosome 9_10L, Xenopus_laevis_v10.1, whole genome shotgun sequence genome harbors these coding sequences:
- the tabpl.S gene encoding tyrosine-protein phosphatase non-receptor type substrate 1 isoform X2 yields MRAAELHQILRIWGFLCIFLLFQTGSVLEVIAPFRHIARKGFNILIPCTFHVDKFPAHPKLFAIEWDYYGRRILTYDNGVNTTDPRFSLNSTTAPWGVASLSVSNTQVSDGGRYTCTVTYGTEQQETQIILEIQAPPQITIPNKVVSENKTSVLRASITGFYPQDLDVKWLRDGEILPGVTVNKSQRDPDGTHSTTSTVTIVPTKENRNQSFSIRLQHESLSVPLQEDFQLIYGVAPFITIIYEPFYVNKEQPLMCRVWGYYPESIAVSWLVSGSHVEASEIKRINSSALESSYQFLPTAESQGMEISCVVEHQALTQPLVQTLKVQLTGGSLLKLLGCNYPLHGQCCKGIGGIKCNSVYNLLHVQEVMSPLGGAKGNRKQEVRQ; encoded by the exons ATGAGAGCTGCTGAACTGCATCAGATCCTCAGGATTTGGGGATTTCTCTGCATTTTCCTCCTGTTCCAAACAG GTTCTGTTCTGGAGGTGATTGCTCCTTTCAGACATATTGCCAGAAAAGGATTTAATATACTGATTCCCTGCACATTCCATGTGGATAAGTTCCCTGCTCATCCCAAACTCTTTGCCATAGAGTGGGATTACTATGGAAGGAGAATACTGACGTATGACAATGGAGTGAACACAACAGATCCCCGGTTCTCTCTCAACTCAACTACAGCCCCATGGGGAGTGGCCTCTCTGTCTGTGTCTAATACACAGGTATCTGATGGTGGGAGATACACCTGTACAGTCACTTATGGTACTGAGCAACAAGAGACACAAATCATACTGGAAATTCAAG CCCCCCCACAGATCACAATCCCTAATAAAGTTGTTAGTGAGAATAAGACGAGTGTCCTGAGAGCCTCCATCACTGGCTTCTACCCCCAGGATCTTGATGTTAAATGGCTGAGAGATGGGGAGATATTACCTGGTGTTACTGTGAATAAGTCCCAGAGAGACCCAGATGGCACCCACAGTACAACCAGCACAGTGACCATTGTACCCACCAAGGAGAACAGGAACCAGAGCTTCTCTATCCGGCTCCAACATgagtctctctctgtccctctccaGGAGGATTTCCAGCTCATCTATGGAG TTGCCCCCTTCATAACCATCATCTATGAACCATTTTATGTGAATAAGGAGCAGCCACTGATGTGCAGAGTGTGGGGTTATTACCCAGAATCCATTGCTGTGAGTTGGTTAGTAAGTGGAAGTCATGTGGAAGCCTCAGAGATAAAGAGGATTAACAGTTCTGCTCTGGAGTCTTCCTACCAGTTCCTCCCAACAGCTGAGAGTCAGGGGATGGAGATCTCTTGTGTGGTGGAACATCAGGCCCTCACCCAACCTCTTGTGCAAACACTAAAGGTGCAACTCACAG GGGGGTCACTGCTCAAATTGCTGGGTTGTAATTACCCTCTCCATGGACAATGTTGCAAAGGAATCGGCGGCATAAAATGCAACT CTGTGTATAATCTACTGCAtgtgcaggaagtgatgtcacccctgGGGGGAGCCAAGGgaaacaggaagcaggaagtgagACAGTGA
- the tabpl.S gene encoding tyrosine-protein phosphatase non-receptor type substrate 1 isoform X1 has product MRAAELHQILRIWGFLCIFLLFQTGSVLEVIAPFRHIARKGFNILIPCTFHVDKFPAHPKLFAIEWDYYGRRILTYDNGVNTTDPRFSLNSTTAPWGVASLSVSNTQVSDGGRYTCTVTYGTEQQETQIILEIQAPPQITIPNKVVSENKTSVLRASITGFYPQDLDVKWLRDGEILPGVTVNKSQRDPDGTHSTTSTVTIVPTKENRNQSFSIRLQHESLSVPLQEDFQLIYGVAPFITIIYEPFYVNKEQPLMCRVWGYYPESIAVSWLVSGSHVEASEIKRINSSALESSYQFLPTAESQGMEISCVVEHQALTQPLVQTLKVQLTGGSLLKLLGCNYPLHGQCCKGIGGIKCNYSKLIPQSHIWAFVGSFVIVALFICILCRLIN; this is encoded by the exons ATGAGAGCTGCTGAACTGCATCAGATCCTCAGGATTTGGGGATTTCTCTGCATTTTCCTCCTGTTCCAAACAG GTTCTGTTCTGGAGGTGATTGCTCCTTTCAGACATATTGCCAGAAAAGGATTTAATATACTGATTCCCTGCACATTCCATGTGGATAAGTTCCCTGCTCATCCCAAACTCTTTGCCATAGAGTGGGATTACTATGGAAGGAGAATACTGACGTATGACAATGGAGTGAACACAACAGATCCCCGGTTCTCTCTCAACTCAACTACAGCCCCATGGGGAGTGGCCTCTCTGTCTGTGTCTAATACACAGGTATCTGATGGTGGGAGATACACCTGTACAGTCACTTATGGTACTGAGCAACAAGAGACACAAATCATACTGGAAATTCAAG CCCCCCCACAGATCACAATCCCTAATAAAGTTGTTAGTGAGAATAAGACGAGTGTCCTGAGAGCCTCCATCACTGGCTTCTACCCCCAGGATCTTGATGTTAAATGGCTGAGAGATGGGGAGATATTACCTGGTGTTACTGTGAATAAGTCCCAGAGAGACCCAGATGGCACCCACAGTACAACCAGCACAGTGACCATTGTACCCACCAAGGAGAACAGGAACCAGAGCTTCTCTATCCGGCTCCAACATgagtctctctctgtccctctccaGGAGGATTTCCAGCTCATCTATGGAG TTGCCCCCTTCATAACCATCATCTATGAACCATTTTATGTGAATAAGGAGCAGCCACTGATGTGCAGAGTGTGGGGTTATTACCCAGAATCCATTGCTGTGAGTTGGTTAGTAAGTGGAAGTCATGTGGAAGCCTCAGAGATAAAGAGGATTAACAGTTCTGCTCTGGAGTCTTCCTACCAGTTCCTCCCAACAGCTGAGAGTCAGGGGATGGAGATCTCTTGTGTGGTGGAACATCAGGCCCTCACCCAACCTCTTGTGCAAACACTAAAGGTGCAACTCACAG GGGGGTCACTGCTCAAATTGCTGGGTTGTAATTACCCTCTCCATGGACAATGTTGCAAAGGAATCGGCGGCATAAAATGCAACT ATTCCAAGCTTATTCCCCAATCACACATATGGGCATTTGTAGGATCTTTTGTGATAGTGGCTTTGTTTATTTGTATACTTTGCAGATTAATAAATTAA